A single window of Candoia aspera isolate rCanAsp1 chromosome 3, rCanAsp1.hap2, whole genome shotgun sequence DNA harbors:
- the KIAA0319 gene encoding dyslexia-associated protein KIAA0319 homolog isoform X3 translates to MFLQLGLGIFCLLLGALIGLSNGDKQEEVPQNEEVHLESPTNINKSESIPTTEHPGKLSEDALALLDKSMNDLDFHPPKNEVNSTWQEEVVTPPHNPPPSGIVEFLSTTPAQTEMSNLDNFIESKTTTFPTSAHSTAPCAVNEDMCPTPTTKAETDYIYEWSLISYPDSYDGEMKGRHTPTLKLSQLPEGAYVFRVTVSAENAFGEGFVNVTVQPAIRINQPPVAIVSPKVQEISYPTTSAFIDGNQSIDDTKIVSYHWEEIEGPLQEKKASADTPVLYLSNLIPGNYTFRLVVTDADGAANSTIASLRVNKLLDSPPVASAGLDQEISLPQNSITLNGNQSKDDHEIVNYKWSLSPKSKGTVVAMQGVKGPYLQLSSLQEGEYTFQLTVMDSAEQKSTAEVTVTVQPRPNKPPAAVTGPDKVLTFPIQSTSLDGSMSTDDLGIVYYHWENISGPSSLHIENADRAVATVSDLQIGTYHFRLTVKDDQGLSSTATLSVVVQEGSNSPPQALAGGKHILVLPNNSVALDGSHSVDDQGIVSYLWIRDGQSPAAGDVILGSNHEAVLQLTNLVEGNYIFHLKVIDGKGDSDIDTAVVEVRPDPKKNRLVELILQVEAGQLTEQQKDTLVQQLAGLLDVLDSDINIQKIHAYSDISTAVVFYVQNGHPYKIIQASDVAQVLRLKLLKEKPDFLLFKVLRVDTAACLLKCSGHGRCDPITKRCICYQLWMENLIQRYLSDGESNCEWSILYVAASAFLVIALVIGLIWLCICCCKSRKRTKIRKKMKYTILDNIDDQERMELRPKYGIKHRSTEHNSSLMVSESEFESDQDTIFSREKIERENSRNIMNGTMKNGVSFSYSSKDR, encoded by the exons ATGTTTCTTCAACTAGGTCTGGGAATCTTCTGTTTACTCTTGGGGGCTTTAATAG GACTCAGTAATGGAGACAAACAGGAAGAGGTACCTCAAAATGAGGAAGTTCATTTGGAAAGccctacaaatataaataaatctgaaagtaTTCCTACCACTGAACATCCTGGAAAATTGTCAGAAGATGCCTTGGCCTTGCTGGATAAATCTATGAATGATTTGGATTTTCATCCACCTAAAAATGAAGTGAACAGCACCTGGCAGGAGGAG GTCGTAACACCTCCCCATAACCCTCCTCCTTCAGGCATTGTGGAATTTCTCTCCACCACCCCAGCACAAACTGAAATGTCAAACCTAGACAATTTCATAGAAAGTAAAACCACAACATTTCCCACCAGTGCTCACAGCACTGCACCTTGTGCTGTCAATGAAGATATGTGTCCCACTCCTACCACCAAAGCAG aaacagACTATATTTATGAATGGAGCTTGATCAGTTACCCTGACAGCTATGATGGTGAAATGAAGGGCAGGCACACACCAACTCTAAAACTTTCTCAA CTGCCAGAAGGTGCCTATGTCTTCAGAGTGACTGTTTCTGCTGAAAATGCATTTGGAGAAGGATTTGTAAATGTCACTGTCCAACCAG CAATCCGAATAAATCAGCCACCTGTTGCTATTGTCTCTCCCAAAGTACAGGAGATTTCTTATCCTACTACCTCTGCCTTCATCGATGGAAATC AAAGTATAGATGATACTAAAATAGTGAGTTACCACTGGGAAGAAATTGAAGGTCCCTTGCAGGAAAAGAAGGCATCAGCTGATACACCTGTTTTATACCTCTCTAACCTTATTCCTGGCAATTACACTTTCAG gctAGTCGTCACTGATGCTGATGGAGCCGCTAATTCCACAATAGCTTCCTTGAGAGTCAACAAACTATTGGATTCTCCTCCTGTTGCCAGTGCTGGGCTAGATCAGGAAATTAGTTTGCCTCAAAATTCCATCACATTAAATGGAAACCAGAGTAAGGATGATCATGAAATTGTCAATTACAAGTGGTCCCTGAGTCCCAAAAGTAAAGGCACGGTGGTAGCAATGCAG GGTGTGAAGGGTCCATACCTTCAGCTATCATCATTGCAAGAGGGAGAATATACCTTCCAGCTGACAGTAATGGATTCTGCAGAACAGAAGTCCACAGCTGAAGTCACAGTAACAGTCCAGCCTA GACCAAACAAGCCTCCAGCAGCTGTGACTGGCCCTGATAAAGTGTTGACCTTTCCTATCCAGAGCACTAGTCTTGATGGAAGCATGAGCACTGATGACTTAGGGATTGTTTACTATCACTGGGAGAATATCAG TGGGCCAAGTTCTTTGCACATAGAGAATGCTGATCGTGCAGTAGCAACTGTCTCAGATCTACAGATTGGAACCTATCATTTCAGACTGACAGTAAAAGATGATCAAGGGCTCAGCAGCACTGCCACTCTTTCTGTGGTTGTTCAGGAGG GTAGCAACTCTCCACCCCAGGCCCTTGCAGGGGGCAAACACATCCTTGTCCTCCCCAATAACTCTGTTGCTTTGGATGGGTCCCACTCTGTTGATGACCAAGGAATTGTGTCTTATCTTTGGATCCGGGATGGCCAGAGTCCAGCAGCTGGA gATGTGATTCTTGGCTCCAACCATGAGGCTGTATTACAGCTAACTAATCTTGTAGAAGGGAACTACATCTTTCACTTGAAAGTCATTGATGGCAAAGGAGATTCAGACATCGACACAGCAGTTGTAGAAGTGCGGCCTG aCCCAAAGAAAAACAGGCTTGTGGAACTGATCTTGCAAGTTGAAGCTGGTCAGCTGACTGAACAACAGAAAGACACCCTTGTACAACAGCTAGCAGGGCTCCTGGATGTCTTGGATTCGGACATTAATATCCAGAAGATACATGCTTATTCTGATATCAG cactgctgttGTGTTCTATGTTCAGAATGGGCATCCTTACAAAATCATACAGGCTTCAGATGTTGCACAAGTGCTGCGTTTGAAACTCTTGAAGGAAAAGCCagattttctactttttaaagtgCTTCGTGTTGACACAGCTG CTTGCCTCTTAAAATGTTCTGGACATGGACGCTGTGACCCCATCACAAAGCGTTGCATTTGCTATCAACTGTGGATGGAAAATTTGATACAGCGATACCTAAGCGATGGGGAGAGCAATTGTG AATGGAGTATACTCTACGTAGCAGCATCTGCTTTCCTTGTGATTGCGCTGGTGATAGGATTAATTTGGCTTTGTATCTGCTGTTGTAAAAG CAGAAAGAGGaccaaaataagaaagaaaatgaaatatacaaTTTTGGATAACATAGATGATCAGGAAAGAATGGAGCTCAGGCCCAAATATG gtATAAAACACAGAAGTACTGAACACAATTCCAGTTTGATGGTTTCAGAGTCTGAATTTGAGAGTGACCAGGATACCATATTTAGCAGAGAGAAGATTGAAAGAGAAAACTCCAGAAACATTATGAATGGTACCATGAAAAATGGTGTCTCCTTCAGCTACAGCTCAAAGGATAGATAA
- the KIAA0319 gene encoding dyslexia-associated protein KIAA0319 homolog isoform X2, producing MFLQLGLGIFCLLLGALIGCSCEQCREGTKYTDAIIPNLETTKIMRVPRAVSMSDCMAACCDLSDCDLAWMFERHCYVVSCQHKGNCEPKKMEKVKSYLTFVVRTPQRPATLLGYGQVPSNVIRSMALPSDPSEEVGSLKELSFLSKDHNLEDYPDEYGEMDQNPFQLSLKPEKKENINYADWGLVVTTENGFNSSGLSNGDKQEEVPQNEEVHLESPTNINKSESIPTTEHPGKLSEDALALLDKSMNDLDFHPPKNEVNSTWQEEVVTPPHNPPPSGIVEFLSTTPAQTEMSNLDNFIESKTTTFPTSAHSTAPCAVNEDMCPTPTTKAETDYIYEWSLISYPDSYDGEMKGRHTPTLKLSQLPEGAYVFRVTVSAENAFGEGFVNVTVQPVQEISYPTTSAFIDGNQSIDDTKIVSYHWEEIEGPLQEKKASADTPVLYLSNLIPGNYTFRLVVTDADGAANSTIASLRVNKLLDSPPVASAGLDQEISLPQNSITLNGNQSKDDHEIVNYKWSLSPKSKGTVVAMQGVKGPYLQLSSLQEGEYTFQLTVMDSAEQKSTAEVTVTVQPRPNKPPAAVTGPDKVLTFPIQSTSLDGSMSTDDLGIVYYHWENISGPSSLHIENADRAVATVSDLQIGTYHFRLTVKDDQGLSSTATLSVVVQEGSNSPPQALAGGKHILVLPNNSVALDGSHSVDDQGIVSYLWIRDGQSPAAGDVILGSNHEAVLQLTNLVEGNYIFHLKVIDGKGDSDIDTAVVEVRPDPKKNRLVELILQVEAGQLTEQQKDTLVQQLAGLLDVLDSDINIQKIHAYSDISTAVVFYVQNGHPYKIIQASDVAQVLRLKLLKEKPDFLLFKVLRVDTAACLLKCSGHGRCDPITKRCICYQLWMENLIQRYLSDGESNCEWSILYVAASAFLVIALVIGLIWLCICCCKSRKRTKIRKKMKYTILDNIDDQERMELRPKYGIKHRSTEHNSSLMVSESEFESDQDTIFSREKIERENSRNIMNGTMKNGVSFSYSSKDR from the exons ATGTTTCTTCAACTAGGTCTGGGAATCTTCTGTTTACTCTTGGGGGCTTTAATAG GGTGTTCCTGTGAGCAGTGCAGGGAAGGCACCAAGTACACCGATGCAATAATTCCCAATTTAGAAACAACTAAAATTATGCGGGTCCCACGTGCTGTGTCCATGTCAGATTGCATGGCAGCCTGTTGTGATCTTTCAGATTGCGACTTGGCCTGGATGTTTGAGCGGCATTGCTATGTTGTCAGTTGTCAACATAAAGGAAATTGTGAGCCCAAGAAAATGGAGAAGGTGAAGTCCTATCTGACTTTTGTGGTAAGAACTCCCCAGAGACCAGCCACCTTGCTAGGGTATGGACAGGTGCCATCAAATGTGATTCGCTCCATGGCATTGCCAAGTGACCCCTCAGAGGAAGTTGGTAGCCTAAAGGAACTGTCCTTCCTCAGCAAAGACCACAATCTTGAGGACTATCCTGATGAATATGGTGAGATGGATCAGAATCCTTTTCAACTGAGCCTCAAGCCTGAGAAGAAGGAGAATATTAACTATGCTGATTGGGGATTAGTGGTGACCACTGAAAATGGCTTCAATTCTTCAGGACTCAGTAATGGAGACAAACAGGAAGAGGTACCTCAAAATGAGGAAGTTCATTTGGAAAGccctacaaatataaataaatctgaaagtaTTCCTACCACTGAACATCCTGGAAAATTGTCAGAAGATGCCTTGGCCTTGCTGGATAAATCTATGAATGATTTGGATTTTCATCCACCTAAAAATGAAGTGAACAGCACCTGGCAGGAGGAG GTCGTAACACCTCCCCATAACCCTCCTCCTTCAGGCATTGTGGAATTTCTCTCCACCACCCCAGCACAAACTGAAATGTCAAACCTAGACAATTTCATAGAAAGTAAAACCACAACATTTCCCACCAGTGCTCACAGCACTGCACCTTGTGCTGTCAATGAAGATATGTGTCCCACTCCTACCACCAAAGCAG aaacagACTATATTTATGAATGGAGCTTGATCAGTTACCCTGACAGCTATGATGGTGAAATGAAGGGCAGGCACACACCAACTCTAAAACTTTCTCAA CTGCCAGAAGGTGCCTATGTCTTCAGAGTGACTGTTTCTGCTGAAAATGCATTTGGAGAAGGATTTGTAAATGTCACTGTCCAACCAG TACAGGAGATTTCTTATCCTACTACCTCTGCCTTCATCGATGGAAATC AAAGTATAGATGATACTAAAATAGTGAGTTACCACTGGGAAGAAATTGAAGGTCCCTTGCAGGAAAAGAAGGCATCAGCTGATACACCTGTTTTATACCTCTCTAACCTTATTCCTGGCAATTACACTTTCAG gctAGTCGTCACTGATGCTGATGGAGCCGCTAATTCCACAATAGCTTCCTTGAGAGTCAACAAACTATTGGATTCTCCTCCTGTTGCCAGTGCTGGGCTAGATCAGGAAATTAGTTTGCCTCAAAATTCCATCACATTAAATGGAAACCAGAGTAAGGATGATCATGAAATTGTCAATTACAAGTGGTCCCTGAGTCCCAAAAGTAAAGGCACGGTGGTAGCAATGCAG GGTGTGAAGGGTCCATACCTTCAGCTATCATCATTGCAAGAGGGAGAATATACCTTCCAGCTGACAGTAATGGATTCTGCAGAACAGAAGTCCACAGCTGAAGTCACAGTAACAGTCCAGCCTA GACCAAACAAGCCTCCAGCAGCTGTGACTGGCCCTGATAAAGTGTTGACCTTTCCTATCCAGAGCACTAGTCTTGATGGAAGCATGAGCACTGATGACTTAGGGATTGTTTACTATCACTGGGAGAATATCAG TGGGCCAAGTTCTTTGCACATAGAGAATGCTGATCGTGCAGTAGCAACTGTCTCAGATCTACAGATTGGAACCTATCATTTCAGACTGACAGTAAAAGATGATCAAGGGCTCAGCAGCACTGCCACTCTTTCTGTGGTTGTTCAGGAGG GTAGCAACTCTCCACCCCAGGCCCTTGCAGGGGGCAAACACATCCTTGTCCTCCCCAATAACTCTGTTGCTTTGGATGGGTCCCACTCTGTTGATGACCAAGGAATTGTGTCTTATCTTTGGATCCGGGATGGCCAGAGTCCAGCAGCTGGA gATGTGATTCTTGGCTCCAACCATGAGGCTGTATTACAGCTAACTAATCTTGTAGAAGGGAACTACATCTTTCACTTGAAAGTCATTGATGGCAAAGGAGATTCAGACATCGACACAGCAGTTGTAGAAGTGCGGCCTG aCCCAAAGAAAAACAGGCTTGTGGAACTGATCTTGCAAGTTGAAGCTGGTCAGCTGACTGAACAACAGAAAGACACCCTTGTACAACAGCTAGCAGGGCTCCTGGATGTCTTGGATTCGGACATTAATATCCAGAAGATACATGCTTATTCTGATATCAG cactgctgttGTGTTCTATGTTCAGAATGGGCATCCTTACAAAATCATACAGGCTTCAGATGTTGCACAAGTGCTGCGTTTGAAACTCTTGAAGGAAAAGCCagattttctactttttaaagtgCTTCGTGTTGACACAGCTG CTTGCCTCTTAAAATGTTCTGGACATGGACGCTGTGACCCCATCACAAAGCGTTGCATTTGCTATCAACTGTGGATGGAAAATTTGATACAGCGATACCTAAGCGATGGGGAGAGCAATTGTG AATGGAGTATACTCTACGTAGCAGCATCTGCTTTCCTTGTGATTGCGCTGGTGATAGGATTAATTTGGCTTTGTATCTGCTGTTGTAAAAG CAGAAAGAGGaccaaaataagaaagaaaatgaaatatacaaTTTTGGATAACATAGATGATCAGGAAAGAATGGAGCTCAGGCCCAAATATG gtATAAAACACAGAAGTACTGAACACAATTCCAGTTTGATGGTTTCAGAGTCTGAATTTGAGAGTGACCAGGATACCATATTTAGCAGAGAGAAGATTGAAAGAGAAAACTCCAGAAACATTATGAATGGTACCATGAAAAATGGTGTCTCCTTCAGCTACAGCTCAAAGGATAGATAA
- the KIAA0319 gene encoding dyslexia-associated protein KIAA0319 homolog isoform X1, protein MFLQLGLGIFCLLLGALIGCSCEQCREGTKYTDAIIPNLETTKIMRVPRAVSMSDCMAACCDLSDCDLAWMFERHCYVVSCQHKGNCEPKKMEKVKSYLTFVVRTPQRPATLLGYGQVPSNVIRSMALPSDPSEEVGSLKELSFLSKDHNLEDYPDEYGEMDQNPFQLSLKPEKKENINYADWGLVVTTENGFNSSGLSNGDKQEEVPQNEEVHLESPTNINKSESIPTTEHPGKLSEDALALLDKSMNDLDFHPPKNEVNSTWQEEVVTPPHNPPPSGIVEFLSTTPAQTEMSNLDNFIESKTTTFPTSAHSTAPCAVNEDMCPTPTTKAETDYIYEWSLISYPDSYDGEMKGRHTPTLKLSQLPEGAYVFRVTVSAENAFGEGFVNVTVQPAIRINQPPVAIVSPKVQEISYPTTSAFIDGNQSIDDTKIVSYHWEEIEGPLQEKKASADTPVLYLSNLIPGNYTFRLVVTDADGAANSTIASLRVNKLLDSPPVASAGLDQEISLPQNSITLNGNQSKDDHEIVNYKWSLSPKSKGTVVAMQGVKGPYLQLSSLQEGEYTFQLTVMDSAEQKSTAEVTVTVQPRPNKPPAAVTGPDKVLTFPIQSTSLDGSMSTDDLGIVYYHWENISGPSSLHIENADRAVATVSDLQIGTYHFRLTVKDDQGLSSTATLSVVVQEGSNSPPQALAGGKHILVLPNNSVALDGSHSVDDQGIVSYLWIRDGQSPAAGDVILGSNHEAVLQLTNLVEGNYIFHLKVIDGKGDSDIDTAVVEVRPDPKKNRLVELILQVEAGQLTEQQKDTLVQQLAGLLDVLDSDINIQKIHAYSDISTAVVFYVQNGHPYKIIQASDVAQVLRLKLLKEKPDFLLFKVLRVDTAACLLKCSGHGRCDPITKRCICYQLWMENLIQRYLSDGESNCEWSILYVAASAFLVIALVIGLIWLCICCCKSRKRTKIRKKMKYTILDNIDDQERMELRPKYGIKHRSTEHNSSLMVSESEFESDQDTIFSREKIERENSRNIMNGTMKNGVSFSYSSKDR, encoded by the exons ATGTTTCTTCAACTAGGTCTGGGAATCTTCTGTTTACTCTTGGGGGCTTTAATAG GGTGTTCCTGTGAGCAGTGCAGGGAAGGCACCAAGTACACCGATGCAATAATTCCCAATTTAGAAACAACTAAAATTATGCGGGTCCCACGTGCTGTGTCCATGTCAGATTGCATGGCAGCCTGTTGTGATCTTTCAGATTGCGACTTGGCCTGGATGTTTGAGCGGCATTGCTATGTTGTCAGTTGTCAACATAAAGGAAATTGTGAGCCCAAGAAAATGGAGAAGGTGAAGTCCTATCTGACTTTTGTGGTAAGAACTCCCCAGAGACCAGCCACCTTGCTAGGGTATGGACAGGTGCCATCAAATGTGATTCGCTCCATGGCATTGCCAAGTGACCCCTCAGAGGAAGTTGGTAGCCTAAAGGAACTGTCCTTCCTCAGCAAAGACCACAATCTTGAGGACTATCCTGATGAATATGGTGAGATGGATCAGAATCCTTTTCAACTGAGCCTCAAGCCTGAGAAGAAGGAGAATATTAACTATGCTGATTGGGGATTAGTGGTGACCACTGAAAATGGCTTCAATTCTTCAGGACTCAGTAATGGAGACAAACAGGAAGAGGTACCTCAAAATGAGGAAGTTCATTTGGAAAGccctacaaatataaataaatctgaaagtaTTCCTACCACTGAACATCCTGGAAAATTGTCAGAAGATGCCTTGGCCTTGCTGGATAAATCTATGAATGATTTGGATTTTCATCCACCTAAAAATGAAGTGAACAGCACCTGGCAGGAGGAG GTCGTAACACCTCCCCATAACCCTCCTCCTTCAGGCATTGTGGAATTTCTCTCCACCACCCCAGCACAAACTGAAATGTCAAACCTAGACAATTTCATAGAAAGTAAAACCACAACATTTCCCACCAGTGCTCACAGCACTGCACCTTGTGCTGTCAATGAAGATATGTGTCCCACTCCTACCACCAAAGCAG aaacagACTATATTTATGAATGGAGCTTGATCAGTTACCCTGACAGCTATGATGGTGAAATGAAGGGCAGGCACACACCAACTCTAAAACTTTCTCAA CTGCCAGAAGGTGCCTATGTCTTCAGAGTGACTGTTTCTGCTGAAAATGCATTTGGAGAAGGATTTGTAAATGTCACTGTCCAACCAG CAATCCGAATAAATCAGCCACCTGTTGCTATTGTCTCTCCCAAAGTACAGGAGATTTCTTATCCTACTACCTCTGCCTTCATCGATGGAAATC AAAGTATAGATGATACTAAAATAGTGAGTTACCACTGGGAAGAAATTGAAGGTCCCTTGCAGGAAAAGAAGGCATCAGCTGATACACCTGTTTTATACCTCTCTAACCTTATTCCTGGCAATTACACTTTCAG gctAGTCGTCACTGATGCTGATGGAGCCGCTAATTCCACAATAGCTTCCTTGAGAGTCAACAAACTATTGGATTCTCCTCCTGTTGCCAGTGCTGGGCTAGATCAGGAAATTAGTTTGCCTCAAAATTCCATCACATTAAATGGAAACCAGAGTAAGGATGATCATGAAATTGTCAATTACAAGTGGTCCCTGAGTCCCAAAAGTAAAGGCACGGTGGTAGCAATGCAG GGTGTGAAGGGTCCATACCTTCAGCTATCATCATTGCAAGAGGGAGAATATACCTTCCAGCTGACAGTAATGGATTCTGCAGAACAGAAGTCCACAGCTGAAGTCACAGTAACAGTCCAGCCTA GACCAAACAAGCCTCCAGCAGCTGTGACTGGCCCTGATAAAGTGTTGACCTTTCCTATCCAGAGCACTAGTCTTGATGGAAGCATGAGCACTGATGACTTAGGGATTGTTTACTATCACTGGGAGAATATCAG TGGGCCAAGTTCTTTGCACATAGAGAATGCTGATCGTGCAGTAGCAACTGTCTCAGATCTACAGATTGGAACCTATCATTTCAGACTGACAGTAAAAGATGATCAAGGGCTCAGCAGCACTGCCACTCTTTCTGTGGTTGTTCAGGAGG GTAGCAACTCTCCACCCCAGGCCCTTGCAGGGGGCAAACACATCCTTGTCCTCCCCAATAACTCTGTTGCTTTGGATGGGTCCCACTCTGTTGATGACCAAGGAATTGTGTCTTATCTTTGGATCCGGGATGGCCAGAGTCCAGCAGCTGGA gATGTGATTCTTGGCTCCAACCATGAGGCTGTATTACAGCTAACTAATCTTGTAGAAGGGAACTACATCTTTCACTTGAAAGTCATTGATGGCAAAGGAGATTCAGACATCGACACAGCAGTTGTAGAAGTGCGGCCTG aCCCAAAGAAAAACAGGCTTGTGGAACTGATCTTGCAAGTTGAAGCTGGTCAGCTGACTGAACAACAGAAAGACACCCTTGTACAACAGCTAGCAGGGCTCCTGGATGTCTTGGATTCGGACATTAATATCCAGAAGATACATGCTTATTCTGATATCAG cactgctgttGTGTTCTATGTTCAGAATGGGCATCCTTACAAAATCATACAGGCTTCAGATGTTGCACAAGTGCTGCGTTTGAAACTCTTGAAGGAAAAGCCagattttctactttttaaagtgCTTCGTGTTGACACAGCTG CTTGCCTCTTAAAATGTTCTGGACATGGACGCTGTGACCCCATCACAAAGCGTTGCATTTGCTATCAACTGTGGATGGAAAATTTGATACAGCGATACCTAAGCGATGGGGAGAGCAATTGTG AATGGAGTATACTCTACGTAGCAGCATCTGCTTTCCTTGTGATTGCGCTGGTGATAGGATTAATTTGGCTTTGTATCTGCTGTTGTAAAAG CAGAAAGAGGaccaaaataagaaagaaaatgaaatatacaaTTTTGGATAACATAGATGATCAGGAAAGAATGGAGCTCAGGCCCAAATATG gtATAAAACACAGAAGTACTGAACACAATTCCAGTTTGATGGTTTCAGAGTCTGAATTTGAGAGTGACCAGGATACCATATTTAGCAGAGAGAAGATTGAAAGAGAAAACTCCAGAAACATTATGAATGGTACCATGAAAAATGGTGTCTCCTTCAGCTACAGCTCAAAGGATAGATAA